TCTTGGTATTGAGGAGAGATGTGTGCATTTGGGGTAGAATGTGGAGGGTGTGCAAGGAcagaattaaacttttttttttttcaggagcaaGACAGCCAGCACTTCAGTGGGCTGGGTCTCCCAGAATGAGTTATGAGGGCTGGGAGGAGGTAGGAATAAAGAAGGGGgctaaaaaaaagggaaattttttaaaagaaccgaATTTCTTCTTACTCCTTCCAGCAATACCTCTTTAATGCCCCCCGCCCACTACCCCGCCCCCCTTCCGTGCAGTCTTTGCTTCCTCTACTGCAGCTCTGAGAGCCCCTATAGGATCCCCCCGAAGTCGGGCGAGGGCCCCTGTCAGCTCCGCGGCCCACTCCCCGGGTGCTAGCTCCCGCCCTTCCAGGAAGTAATCGGGCAGCGCCCTAGCCTCGAGCCCGCGGCTCAATTCGTCCAGGAGCCCAAGGCAACAGGCCCCGGTATTCTCGGGCCGCCCCAAATAGAGGGCTGGCAGTCGCTCGCAGGCCCAATAAAGCAGGGTCCGCAGGAGGTAAAGCGTCGCGCAGCGGGCCCCGGCCACAAGAGGGCGCAGCAAGGCCTGGGCAGCGGCATGTGCCTGGAGCAGAGGCCTGGGAATGCGGGCCTTGAGCGCCAGCTCCTGGCGGGCGAAGCAAATTCTCCAGCAGAGCCCATCCTCCCCTTTGGCTCTGAAGCCCGGCACAAGGTAGTAGGAAGTAGGCCCAGCGGCCAGGGGACCCATCCAGGCGTGGGTCCGGGTTCCCTCGGGCCAGCCGGCCACAGAGACCCCTGGCACCAAGTCAAAGAGCAGAAGCCGGGGAGGAGGACCCGGAGTGGACAGAAGAATAGTAGTGACTCCGGCATGGCGGGCGGCATGGACCAGGCGCGGAGCGCCCGGAGCGGGAGTCAAGGAGACCGCAACCGCAGATACCGAGGAAAAAAACCAGGAAGCCACTTGGGTGGGGCACAAAGCGGGCCAGTTTTCCTGAGGACCCCGCCCCCAAGACTCTGCGATTGGCTGTTCAGGGAGTTGCTCTGTGACGCCACTGCGCGGCTCCTCCAATAAGCTGCTATTCTCCGAATCTCTCCAGTCACCACTTAGCCCCTCAACTGGCGCAGACAGCTCAGGATCAGAGGCCTCCAGCCTCCGCGGAGACCCCGCCGCAGTCTCCGTTTCTGTGACGTCACACGGAGGCTTCTCCAATGGGTACGCCCTTTTtacctcccctttctctcccagCTCGGTCGGAGTAGAGTGCCCCAGGCAGTCATGCCACGCCTCCAGGGTTGAGGTCCCGCCCACTCGCGCTGGGAGGCGGAGCCACGCGCTGCCAGATT
The window above is part of the Gracilinanus agilis isolate LMUSP501 chromosome 4, AgileGrace, whole genome shotgun sequence genome. Proteins encoded here:
- the TMEM102 gene encoding transmembrane protein 102, with product MASTVWGGAPWWGPPPPAPARPLTDLDFCSGAQLQELTQLIQELGVQESWHGGPKPGADLLRAKDFVFSLLSLIHLRDRRVPERTELLLLRGGVREGSLDLGAGPLGPYVRGPHYDAGFTLLVPLLWLEGQGAKPDLELESGSAWLRLPARVGGTSTLEAWHDCLGHSTPTELGEKGEVKRAYPLEKPPCDVTETETAAGSPRRLEASDPELSAPVEGLSGDWRDSENSSLLEEPRSGVTEQLPEQPIAESWGRGPQENWPALCPTQVASWFFSSVSAVAVSLTPAPGAPRLVHAARHAGVTTILLSTPGPPPRLLLFDLVPGVSVAGWPEGTRTHAWMGPLAAGPTSYYLVPGFRAKGEDGLCWRICFARQELALKARIPRPLLQAHAAAQALLRPLVAGARCATLYLLRTLLYWACERLPALYLGRPENTGACCLGLLDELSRGLEARALPDYFLEGRELAPGEWAAELTGALARLRGDPIGALRAAVEEAKTARKGGGVVGGGH